The following proteins are co-located in the Xiphophorus maculatus strain JP 163 A chromosome 8, X_maculatus-5.0-male, whole genome shotgun sequence genome:
- the tmem150c gene encoding transmembrane protein 150C, with the protein MVNMWWCRPLVLLPPVLSMFTAAGLWVVYFIALYDGKVLPLTSAYRKGNLSAYPPYISFTGNFPPASCYFSEILNLAAFAAFVVGILRYFQLKTKLDKRWLNIVSVVCFSIACFGMTIVGNFQLLEMWVTHNLGTFLAFGLGNLYCWLQSYITWKVNLNNQGKVVAIGRLVLSAAISLCIILKSVLAAIPHMHTVRCQWAVVMLFLMYISTFAIDFRHCRFEVVCRDVVERQSQREDADGCREQLPEL; encoded by the exons ATGGTGAACATGTGGTGGTGCAGACCGCTGGTCCTCTTGCCTCCCGTCCTCTCCATGTTTACTGCTGCTGGACTTTGGGTCGT GTACTTCATAGCTCTCTACGATGGGAAAGTGCTGCCTCTGACCTCAGCATACAG aaagGGAAATCTATCTGCATATCCTCCCTACATAAG CTTCACAGGGAATTTCCCCCCAGCCAGCTGCTACTTCAGTGAGATCTTGAACCTGGCAGCGTTCGCAG CGTTTGTCGTGGGCATCCTCAGGTACTTTCAGCTGAAGACCAAATTAGACAAGCGGTGGCTGAACATTGTCAGTGTGGTGTGTTTCTCCATCGCCTGTTTTGGGATGACGATTGTGGGAAACTTCCAG CTCCTTGAGATGTGGGTGACTCACAACTTGGGCACGTTCCTGGCGTTCGGACTGGGCAACTTGTACTGCTGGCTTCAGAGTTACATCACCTGGAAAGTTAACCTGAACAACCAGGGGAAGGTGGTTGCTATCGGCCGTTTGGTGCTGTCTGCGGCCATCTCTCTCTGCATTATACTGAAGTCTG TCCTGGCTGCTATCCCCCACATGCACACGGTTCGCTGCCAGTGGGCCGTGGTGATGCTCTTCCTCATGTACATCAGCACTTTTGCCATCGACTTTCGTCACTGCCGCTTTGAGGTGGTGTGCAGAGACGTGGTGGAGCGTCAGAGTCAGCGTGAAGACGCTGATGGCTGCAGAGAGCAGCTGCCAGAGCTATAG